In Bacteroides coprosuis DSM 18011, the following are encoded in one genomic region:
- a CDS encoding Tetratricopeptide TPR_2 repeat-containing protein (InterPro IPR001440:IPR013105:IPR019734~KEGG: bfs:BF3707 hypothetical protein~PFAM: Tetratricopeptide TPR2; Tetratricopeptide TPR-1~SMART: Tetratricopeptide repeat~SPTR: Putative uncharacterized protein;~IMG reference gene:2504105788~PFAM: ChAPs (Chs5p-Arf1p-binding proteins); Tetratricopeptide repeat): MSFLKKIFGTKNPEEQESKKIKNTIQTLKFDGLKALKMGKIDHAEAFFNKVLEYNEDDIDALLHLSQIYIRTHELDVAKQHMTKVAELAPQLIEARLNLAQICQFKKDYLEMLDAANEAITIDSENAIAHYLQGVAYYGQKDKFNAIASLTRAIAINNYYTEALLLRAKILISMQEYNEAIKDLNQIMEREKDQEDALLLLSEIYEYQKDFEQASHIYSKITELNPFNTKAYIQLSELLIKTNKIEKALIVLDEAIELNPTIADLYQNRGKAKLVLGDKEGALEDTKKALELDPSKKEQFSGEFKN; this comes from the coding sequence GTGAGCTTTTTAAAAAAGATTTTCGGAACAAAAAATCCTGAAGAACAGGAGAGCAAGAAAATTAAAAACACAATTCAGACTTTAAAATTTGATGGACTTAAAGCTTTAAAAATGGGCAAAATAGACCATGCAGAAGCTTTCTTCAATAAGGTATTAGAATACAATGAAGACGATATTGATGCCCTACTCCATCTTAGTCAAATATATATTCGTACTCACGAATTAGATGTCGCCAAACAACACATGACTAAAGTAGCAGAATTAGCTCCTCAGCTAATTGAAGCAAGATTGAATTTGGCACAAATTTGTCAATTCAAGAAAGATTACTTAGAAATGCTGGATGCAGCCAATGAGGCGATCACTATTGATAGTGAAAATGCTATTGCACACTACTTGCAAGGAGTAGCTTATTATGGTCAAAAAGATAAGTTTAATGCGATAGCCTCTCTCACTAGAGCCATTGCCATTAACAATTATTATACAGAAGCTTTGCTCCTAAGAGCAAAAATACTCATCTCTATGCAAGAGTATAATGAGGCTATAAAAGATTTAAATCAAATTATGGAAAGAGAAAAGGATCAAGAAGATGCTTTACTCTTACTTAGTGAGATATATGAATACCAAAAGGATTTTGAACAGGCTAGCCATATTTACTCCAAAATAACAGAACTGAACCCTTTTAATACTAAAGCTTATATTCAATTATCAGAACTGCTAATTAAGACGAATAAGATAGAAAAAGCGCTTATCGTATTAGACGAAGCTATTGAACTCAACCCTACAATAGCAGATCTCTATCAAAATAGAGGGAAAGCAAAACTAGTGCTTGGAGATAAAGAAGGGGCTCTTGAAGATACAAAAAAGGCGCTAGAACTAGATCCATCGAAGAAAGAGCAGTTTTCTGGAGAGTTTAAAAACTAA